One window from the genome of Halomicrobium zhouii encodes:
- a CDS encoding DUF7344 domain-containing protein, protein MSDSEYHQVLSSDRRRTTLEVLAERTTPVDLEGLAVAVATRENDADDVADAVVTQVASTLHHIHLPKLARFGVVEYDANAARIET, encoded by the coding sequence TTGAGTGACAGCGAGTACCACCAGGTACTTTCCTCAGACCGGCGGCGAACGACGCTCGAAGTGCTCGCCGAACGGACGACCCCGGTCGATCTGGAGGGCCTGGCGGTGGCGGTCGCCACTCGGGAAAACGACGCGGACGACGTCGCCGACGCGGTCGTCACGCAGGTCGCATCTACACTCCACCACATTCACCTTCCGAAGCTGGCCCGTTTCGGTGTGGTGGAGTACGACGCGAACGCAGCCCGTATCGAAACCTGA
- a CDS encoding DUF1059 domain-containing protein encodes MAYQVDCSEGDGFMIKSEDEQEVVEHVKAHAKEKHDMDLSDDEARDMIQ; translated from the coding sequence ATGGCGTACCAGGTAGACTGTAGCGAAGGGGACGGTTTCATGATCAAGTCCGAGGACGAGCAAGAGGTCGTCGAACACGTGAAAGCGCACGCGAAAGAGAAACACGATATGGATCTGAGCGACGACGAGGCGCGCGACATGATCCAGTAG
- a CDS encoding MFS transporter: MVSRRLGGVGRFEPLVLAALVWFLGKFLRYAFPPLFGTLGETFGVSRTVLGTAFTGFMLVYAAAQFPTGVLADRRGSVRVLVGGSLVTAAGALVLVVDSPFAVLAAAMLLIGAGTGAYKTVGVRLLSRTYPAQTGRVLGVFDTFGTFGGVAAPAAVVVVAALPPVLGAPWRTLFLAGGLASAGLAVAVAVRVPRYLTGDATGDERYAAGSEATAGRADDDGSETTSFRTYVSLFRKPRFTAFVVVTLLFSFAYNGAVAFLPLYLASETALSVALSNLLFSALFVVSLIQLVTGEASDRVGALPVIVLTISVATAGMVAILALSATGGPLVLGAAVVALGLGAHGYRPVRGAYLMAVIPDAISGGSFGVVRTLLMGAGAVSPAVVGYLSETVGFRAAFSLLAASLGAAAALSAVLWIVDR; encoded by the coding sequence ATGGTGAGTCGGCGACTCGGCGGGGTCGGTCGGTTCGAACCGCTGGTCCTGGCCGCGCTCGTCTGGTTCCTCGGGAAGTTCCTGCGCTACGCCTTTCCGCCGCTGTTCGGCACGCTCGGGGAGACATTCGGCGTCTCGCGGACGGTGCTCGGGACGGCGTTCACCGGGTTCATGCTCGTCTACGCGGCGGCCCAGTTCCCCACGGGAGTGCTGGCCGACCGGCGGGGGTCGGTACGGGTCCTGGTCGGGGGGTCGCTGGTCACCGCCGCGGGCGCGCTGGTGTTGGTCGTCGACTCGCCCTTCGCAGTGCTGGCGGCCGCGATGCTCCTGATCGGGGCGGGGACGGGCGCCTACAAGACCGTCGGCGTGCGCCTCCTGTCGCGGACGTATCCGGCCCAGACCGGGCGCGTCCTCGGCGTGTTCGACACGTTCGGGACGTTCGGCGGCGTCGCGGCGCCAGCGGCGGTGGTGGTCGTCGCCGCACTCCCGCCGGTCCTCGGGGCGCCCTGGCGGACGCTGTTCCTCGCGGGCGGGCTCGCGAGCGCGGGGCTGGCAGTCGCCGTCGCCGTTCGGGTCCCACGCTATCTCACCGGGGACGCGACCGGGGACGAGCGATACGCGGCCGGTTCGGAGGCGACAGCGGGGCGAGCGGACGACGACGGCTCCGAAACGACGTCATTCCGGACCTACGTCTCGCTGTTCCGGAAACCGCGGTTCACCGCCTTCGTCGTCGTGACGCTGCTGTTCTCGTTCGCCTACAACGGTGCGGTCGCCTTCCTGCCGCTGTACCTGGCCAGCGAGACGGCCCTCTCGGTGGCGCTCTCGAACCTGCTGTTCAGCGCGCTGTTCGTCGTCAGCCTGATCCAGCTGGTGACCGGCGAGGCCAGCGACCGGGTCGGTGCCTTGCCAGTCATCGTCCTCACCATCAGCGTCGCGACGGCGGGCATGGTCGCGATTCTGGCGCTCTCGGCGACCGGTGGCCCACTGGTTCTCGGCGCGGCCGTCGTCGCCCTCGGTCTGGGCGCCCACGGCTATCGGCCGGTCAGGGGCGCCTACCTGATGGCGGTCATCCCCGACGCCATCAGCGGTGGGAGCTTCGGCGTCGTCCGGACACTGCTGATGGGCGCTGGCGCCGTCTCCCCGGCCGTCGTCGGCTACCTCTCGGAGACGGTCGGGTTCCGGGCGGCGTTTAGTCTGCTGGCGGCGTCGCTGGGGGCCGCCGCCGCGCTGTCGGCGGTACTCTGGATCGTGGATCGGTAG
- a CDS encoding deoxyhypusine synthase produces the protein MTDDHEEETPRETFDHDPIGHAQVGGGMTVGELADEYGKAGIGAADLHEAVDITAEMFDDDVTTFLGLAGAMVPTGMRQIVADLIADGHVDVLVTTGANLTHDAIEAIGGKHHHGAVHEEGKTEREHDERLRDEGVDRIYNVYLPQEHFALFENHLRSEVFPALEAESQEEGAVSIQRLTEELGRANSAVNEAEDVDEHQGVAATAYEHDVPIHCPAVQDSVLGIQAWMQSQVTDFTLDALADMTPLSDIAAEAEQTGAFVVGGGVPKNYVLQTMLVSPDAYDYAVQLTMDTPQTGGLSGATLEEARSWGKLEKAARNASVYADATITLPLVVAAAREKIES, from the coding sequence ATGACCGACGACCACGAGGAGGAGACGCCCCGGGAGACGTTCGACCACGACCCAATCGGGCACGCGCAGGTCGGCGGCGGCATGACCGTGGGCGAACTCGCCGACGAGTATGGGAAGGCGGGCATCGGCGCCGCAGACCTGCACGAGGCCGTCGACATCACGGCCGAGATGTTCGACGACGACGTCACGACCTTTCTGGGCCTCGCTGGGGCGATGGTCCCCACCGGGATGCGCCAGATCGTCGCGGACCTCATCGCCGACGGGCACGTCGACGTGCTCGTGACCACGGGGGCGAACCTGACCCACGACGCCATCGAGGCCATCGGCGGCAAGCACCACCACGGCGCGGTCCACGAGGAAGGGAAAACCGAGCGAGAACACGACGAGCGCCTGCGGGACGAGGGCGTCGACCGCATCTACAACGTCTACCTCCCCCAGGAGCACTTCGCGCTGTTCGAGAACCACCTCCGGAGCGAGGTCTTTCCGGCCCTGGAGGCCGAGTCACAGGAAGAGGGCGCGGTCTCCATCCAGCGCCTCACCGAGGAACTGGGTCGGGCCAACTCGGCGGTCAACGAGGCCGAAGACGTCGACGAACACCAGGGCGTGGCGGCGACGGCGTACGAACACGACGTCCCGATCCACTGCCCGGCGGTCCAGGACTCGGTACTGGGCATCCAGGCGTGGATGCAGTCCCAGGTCACCGACTTCACGCTCGACGCGCTGGCCGACATGACGCCGCTGTCCGACATCGCGGCCGAGGCCGAGCAGACGGGCGCGTTCGTCGTCGGCGGCGGCGTCCCGAAGAACTACGTCCTCCAGACGATGCTCGTCTCGCCGGACGCCTACGACTACGCGGTCCAGTTGACGATGGACACGCCCCAGACCGGCGGCCTGTCGGGCGCGACGCTGGAAGAGGCCCGTTCGTGGGGCAAACTGGAGAAGGCGGCCCGCAACGCATCCGTCTACGCCGACGCGACCATCACGCTACCGCTTGTCGTCGCTGCAGCGAGAGAGAAGATCGAGTCGTAA
- a CDS encoding redox-regulated ATPase YchF gives MSFDIGLVGKPSVGKSTLFNAATMNDVPEGAYPFTTIDPSVGEAYVRVECAAPEFDHECTPNTGYCDDGVRFVPVRLVDVAGLVPGAHEGRGLGNQFLTDLNEADVLVHVVDFSGTTDIEGEATEGHDPREDVDFLENELDMWYLDVLEKGIERYRSGYEGEEKAIEEDLATQMSAFRTNEDEIKQVILSLDLALDPDEWDDEDKEALAREIRKRTKPMVVAANKMDTPEAKANYEEITSDPEYDHLSIVPVSAHAEKALKNGDEQGVLDYRPGDDDFEVTADIPEEKAAGLEQVREFVDEFDGTGVQQVVETALFDELDAIAVFPGARKPKDDGTFLQDCFVLEGGSTAEDFAYFLHTDIGDGFLHAHDVRSRRQVAADAVLDHRDVVEITTTN, from the coding sequence ATGAGTTTCGACATCGGACTCGTCGGCAAGCCCTCCGTCGGCAAGTCCACGCTGTTCAACGCCGCCACGATGAACGACGTCCCGGAGGGGGCCTATCCCTTCACGACCATCGACCCGAGCGTCGGCGAGGCGTACGTCCGCGTCGAGTGTGCCGCCCCGGAGTTCGACCACGAGTGCACGCCCAACACGGGCTACTGCGACGATGGCGTCCGGTTCGTCCCGGTCCGCCTGGTCGACGTCGCCGGCCTGGTCCCCGGCGCCCACGAGGGCCGCGGCCTGGGCAACCAGTTCCTCACCGACCTGAACGAGGCCGACGTGCTGGTCCACGTCGTCGACTTCTCTGGCACGACGGACATCGAGGGCGAGGCCACCGAGGGCCACGACCCCCGCGAGGACGTCGACTTCCTGGAGAACGAACTCGACATGTGGTACCTCGACGTCCTGGAGAAGGGGATCGAGCGGTACCGCTCGGGCTACGAGGGCGAGGAGAAGGCCATTGAGGAGGATCTCGCCACCCAGATGAGCGCCTTCCGGACGAACGAGGACGAGATCAAGCAGGTCATCCTCTCGCTCGACCTGGCACTCGACCCCGACGAGTGGGACGACGAGGACAAGGAAGCGCTCGCCCGGGAGATCCGCAAGCGCACCAAGCCGATGGTCGTCGCGGCCAACAAGATGGACACCCCGGAAGCGAAGGCGAACTACGAGGAGATCACCAGCGACCCGGAGTACGACCACCTCTCCATCGTCCCGGTGAGCGCCCACGCGGAGAAGGCGCTCAAGAACGGCGACGAGCAGGGCGTCCTCGACTACCGGCCGGGCGACGACGACTTCGAGGTGACGGCCGATATCCCCGAGGAGAAGGCCGCCGGCCTCGAACAGGTCCGCGAGTTCGTCGACGAGTTCGACGGCACGGGCGTCCAGCAGGTCGTCGAGACGGCGCTGTTCGACGAACTCGACGCCATCGCCGTCTTCCCCGGCGCGCGCAAACCGAAAGACGACGGCACCTTCCTCCAGGACTGCTTCGTCCTCGAGGGCGGGTCGACGGCCGAGGACTTCGCGTACTTCCTCCACACCGACATCGGCGACGGGTTCCTCCACGCGCACGACGTCCGGTCGCGACGACAGGTAGCCGCCGACGCGGTGCTCGACCACCGCGACGTGGTCGAGATCACGACGACGAACTAA
- a CDS encoding phosphohydrolase, translating to MMPQISVSDSLYRQIEDATDGQDTEEAMWQMLHLFQRGNNPSE from the coding sequence ATGATGCCGCAGATATCGGTGTCCGACAGCCTGTACCGACAGATCGAAGACGCGACCGACGGCCAGGACACGGAGGAAGCGATGTGGCAGATGCTCCACCTCTTCCAGCGCGGTAACAACCCCTCGGAGTGA
- a CDS encoding metallophosphoesterase: MADGGDGEDPVYYVISDLHIGGDEQLEHVEFLEELLEFLERLETTDENAELIINGDAFGLWEFTAIDGPAKFDVLVDRYPQLFDQLRATGESIPITLLPGNHDHELAAYDQYVERFAAYNVNLVQAQSMTRPVGDQVIHFEHGHQQDPNNEIEDWGSPHATPLGYYYNTLVTSRAGQLSDRGRYNWLKDVQAVTPTERMPAWLLSKYFYREMNPVLRYALVPFLLLFNVSALLAVLAGLDLAGVWSMPVDQAEAFLGQFGMAGTALWFLLSVNVAVAGLLVLVGIPLYLIRRDARKTIQRFGVFETALTVDAEAPYAERVRDIVDERSETAVYCYGHTHRPNVQTVDGRLLVNTGTWLKRLHRRDGVIGVLPPVFYPSYQLCAVRIAAEPEGVAVEYEEIEKPNPGDEELTLTERLLTLGREPDPALPDRRVVGETAGERPVSTPTPAAADGSGDDPID; this comes from the coding sequence ATGGCCGACGGCGGCGACGGCGAGGATCCGGTGTACTACGTCATCAGCGACCTGCACATCGGCGGCGACGAGCAACTCGAACACGTCGAGTTCCTGGAGGAGTTGCTCGAGTTCCTGGAGCGACTCGAGACGACCGACGAGAACGCCGAACTGATAATCAACGGCGACGCGTTCGGGCTCTGGGAGTTCACCGCCATCGACGGGCCGGCGAAGTTCGACGTCCTCGTCGACCGGTACCCCCAGTTGTTCGACCAGCTCCGTGCCACCGGCGAGTCGATCCCGATTACGCTGCTCCCCGGCAACCACGACCACGAACTGGCCGCCTACGACCAGTACGTCGAGCGCTTCGCCGCGTACAACGTCAACCTCGTGCAGGCCCAGTCGATGACCAGGCCCGTCGGTGACCAGGTTATCCACTTCGAACACGGCCACCAGCAGGACCCCAACAACGAGATCGAAGACTGGGGCAGTCCCCACGCGACGCCGCTGGGGTACTACTACAACACGCTGGTGACGAGCAGGGCCGGTCAGCTCTCCGACCGCGGCCGGTACAACTGGCTGAAGGACGTCCAGGCCGTCACGCCGACCGAGCGGATGCCGGCCTGGCTGCTCTCGAAGTACTTCTACCGCGAGATGAACCCGGTCCTCCGGTACGCGCTGGTGCCGTTCCTGCTCCTGTTCAACGTCAGCGCGTTGCTGGCGGTGCTGGCGGGACTCGACCTGGCGGGCGTCTGGTCGATGCCGGTCGACCAGGCCGAGGCGTTCCTCGGCCAGTTCGGGATGGCCGGCACCGCGCTCTGGTTCCTGCTCTCGGTCAACGTCGCCGTCGCGGGGCTGCTGGTGCTCGTCGGCATCCCCCTGTATCTCATCCGGCGGGACGCCCGCAAGACCATCCAGCGCTTCGGCGTCTTCGAGACGGCGCTGACCGTCGACGCCGAGGCGCCCTACGCGGAGCGGGTCCGCGACATCGTCGACGAGCGCTCGGAGACCGCCGTCTACTGTTACGGGCACACCCACCGACCGAACGTCCAGACCGTCGACGGACGCTTACTGGTCAACACCGGGACGTGGCTGAAGCGGCTCCACCGCCGCGACGGCGTCATCGGCGTCCTCCCGCCGGTGTTCTACCCGTCCTACCAGCTCTGTGCCGTCCGTATCGCGGCCGAACCGGAGGGCGTGGCCGTCGAGTACGAGGAGATCGAGAAGCCGAACCCCGGCGACGAAGAGCTCACCCTCACCGAACGGCTGCTCACCCTCGGTCGCGAGCCCGACCCGGCCCTCCCGGACCGGCGTGTCGTCGGCGAGACGGCGGGTGAGCGCCCGGTCTCGACGCCGACGCCCGCGGCGGCGGACGGATCTGGAGATGACCCGATCGACTAG
- a CDS encoding ornithine cyclodeaminase has protein sequence MTVSREIELEGHIIDSGMMQAAFGIVMDMGGSFSVEEFDIGRHKTESSYARLLVEADDEEQLQSIVHELHQNGANPADPKDAKLTPAPGDQVVPTGFYSTTNHPTFIRYEGEWVAVEDVEMDCAVVVEDGDDPRAYTKVLNAVEEGDLIVTGETGIKVEPPERPRDKEGAFGFMQGGVSSERPSVSTIHQIADAIEETKQEGGKVLAVCGPALIHSGAREDLARLVDEGFVDMLSAGNGFAVHDLERDLYGTSLGMDTESLDHPRKGHKHHIYTISEIIRAGGIEPAVDDGLIESGVMYECVTNDVPFVLAGSIRDDGPLPDTITDAVEAQDAIREQAHEADMVLMLSTLLHSVAVGNCLPSTTRVVCVDINPATVTQLLDRGSAQAVGMVTDIGTFVPILAESLLEEA, from the coding sequence ATGACCGTCTCTCGCGAAATCGAACTGGAGGGCCACATCATCGACTCGGGGATGATGCAGGCCGCCTTCGGGATCGTCATGGACATGGGCGGCTCCTTCTCCGTCGAGGAGTTCGACATCGGCCGCCACAAGACCGAGTCCTCCTACGCACGACTCCTCGTGGAGGCCGACGACGAGGAACAGCTCCAGTCCATCGTCCACGAACTCCACCAGAACGGCGCGAACCCGGCCGACCCCAAGGACGCCAAACTGACGCCCGCGCCGGGCGACCAGGTCGTCCCGACCGGCTTCTACTCGACGACCAACCACCCGACGTTCATCCGCTACGAGGGCGAATGGGTGGCAGTCGAGGACGTGGAGATGGACTGCGCCGTCGTCGTGGAAGATGGAGACGATCCCAGAGCGTACACGAAGGTCCTCAACGCCGTCGAGGAGGGCGACCTGATCGTCACCGGCGAGACCGGCATCAAGGTCGAGCCGCCCGAGCGCCCCCGCGACAAGGAGGGCGCCTTCGGCTTCATGCAGGGCGGCGTCTCCTCGGAGCGCCCGTCGGTCTCGACCATCCACCAGATCGCCGACGCCATCGAGGAGACCAAACAGGAGGGTGGGAAGGTCCTGGCCGTCTGCGGCCCGGCGCTCATCCACTCCGGCGCGCGAGAGGACCTGGCCCGCCTCGTCGACGAGGGCTTCGTCGACATGCTCTCGGCGGGCAACGGCTTCGCCGTCCACGACCTCGAACGCGACCTCTACGGCACCTCGCTCGGGATGGACACCGAGAGCCTCGACCACCCCCGGAAGGGCCACAAGCACCACATCTATACCATCTCGGAGATCATCCGCGCGGGCGGCATCGAACCCGCCGTCGACGACGGCCTCATCGAGTCAGGCGTGATGTACGAGTGCGTCACCAACGACGTCCCCTTCGTGCTGGCCGGATCCATCCGCGACGACGGCCCGCTCCCTGACACCATCACCGACGCCGTCGAGGCCCAGGACGCCATCCGCGAGCAGGCCCACGAGGCCGACATGGTGCTCATGCTCTCGACGCTACTGCACTCCGTCGCCGTCGGGAACTGCCTCCCCTCGACGACCAGGGTGGTGTGCGTCGACATCAACCCCGCGACCGTGACGCAATTGCTGGACCGCGGCTCCGCGCAGGCCGTCGGGATGGTCACCGACATCGGGACGTTCGTCCCGATCCTGGCGGAGAGTCTGCTGGAGGAGGCGTAG
- a CDS encoding DUF7553 family protein yields MTRDELATASDLLASAADSTDDEDDAERLDGLSGQLSDLAEAERGPDHGRLARIENALNDLEASAGDDAAGTIADAHEHVTEYRSGVEGV; encoded by the coding sequence ATGACGCGCGACGAACTCGCGACCGCGAGTGACCTGCTCGCATCGGCCGCCGACAGCACCGACGACGAGGACGACGCCGAGCGACTCGACGGCCTCTCTGGCCAGCTCTCAGACCTCGCCGAAGCCGAGCGCGGCCCGGACCACGGCCGGCTCGCCCGCATCGAGAACGCGCTCAACGACCTGGAGGCCAGCGCTGGCGACGACGCCGCCGGGACGATCGCCGACGCCCACGAGCACGTCACGGAGTACCGCTCCGGCGTCGAGGGCGTCTGA
- a CDS encoding phosphoribosylamine--glycine ligase has translation MDSKRFLFVSADAALITDLAWQVHREGHDVKYYVESEQDREIGDGFVPKTDDWRAEIEWADVVVFDDIWVGSDVGTGELARELRADGTAVVGGTPNTDRLEADRDYAMSVLEDHGVNTVEHHVFHDFGAGIRFVRENPAPYVIKPLGEVQNVKRLLYVGRDDDGGDVVDVLTAYEKAWGHRMKGFQLQRKVEGVEVAVCGFFDGDRFVDRVNFNFEHKKLFPGNIGPQTGEMGTSMFWGDRNRLFAETLGKLEGWLAEEGYVGSIDLNCIVNDTGIYPLEFTPRFGYPTITLQQESFESSTGEFLDDLANGNDPDLAVHEGFQVCVRVVLPPFPFDDPETYDENSRNAAVVFETESREGIHIEDAKKVDGQWRVAGENGMPLVVTGKGETMRAAREQCYGRVEDVVIPNLYYRDDVGERWIEGDGDRLQSWGSLGPA, from the coding sequence ATGGATTCGAAACGGTTCCTGTTCGTCTCGGCGGACGCCGCGCTGATCACGGACCTGGCGTGGCAGGTTCACCGAGAGGGCCACGACGTCAAGTACTACGTCGAGTCGGAGCAGGACCGAGAGATCGGCGACGGGTTCGTCCCGAAGACCGACGACTGGCGAGCGGAGATCGAGTGGGCCGACGTCGTGGTCTTCGACGACATCTGGGTCGGTTCGGACGTCGGAACCGGCGAACTGGCGCGCGAGTTGCGGGCGGACGGGACGGCCGTGGTCGGCGGAACGCCGAACACCGACCGGCTGGAGGCGGACCGGGACTACGCCATGTCGGTGCTGGAGGACCACGGCGTCAACACCGTGGAGCACCACGTCTTCCACGACTTCGGTGCGGGGATCCGGTTCGTCCGCGAGAACCCGGCTCCCTACGTGATCAAGCCGCTCGGCGAGGTGCAGAACGTCAAGCGCCTGCTGTACGTCGGCCGGGACGACGACGGGGGCGACGTCGTCGACGTGCTGACGGCCTACGAGAAGGCCTGGGGCCACCGGATGAAGGGGTTCCAGCTGCAGCGCAAGGTCGAGGGCGTCGAGGTGGCCGTCTGCGGCTTCTTCGACGGGGACCGGTTCGTCGATCGGGTCAACTTCAACTTCGAGCACAAGAAGCTGTTTCCCGGGAACATCGGGCCCCAGACCGGCGAGATGGGGACGTCGATGTTCTGGGGGGACCGGAACAGGCTGTTCGCGGAGACGCTCGGGAAGCTAGAGGGGTGGCTCGCCGAGGAGGGGTACGTCGGCAGCATCGACCTGAACTGCATCGTCAACGACACCGGCATCTACCCGCTGGAGTTCACGCCGCGATTCGGCTACCCGACGATCACGCTCCAGCAGGAGTCCTTCGAGTCCTCGACCGGGGAATTCCTCGACGACCTGGCCAACGGGAACGACCCCGACCTGGCGGTCCACGAGGGGTTCCAGGTCTGCGTCCGCGTCGTCCTTCCGCCGTTCCCCTTCGACGACCCGGAGACCTACGACGAGAACTCCCGCAACGCCGCCGTGGTCTTCGAGACCGAGAGCCGAGAGGGCATTCACATCGAGGACGCCAAGAAGGTCGACGGCCAGTGGCGGGTCGCCGGCGAGAACGGGATGCCCCTCGTCGTCACGGGCAAGGGTGAGACCATGCGGGCGGCCAGGGAGCAGTGTTACGGGCGCGTCGAGGACGTCGTCATCCCCAACCTCTACTACCGGGACGACGTCGGCGAGCGCTGGATCGAGGGCGACGGCGACCGCCTCCAGTCCTGGGGCTCCCTCGGACCGGCCTGA
- a CDS encoding NADH:flavin oxidoreductase/NADH oxidase gives MTALFSPLELRETTIPNRVMVSPMCQYSCEDRDGLATDWHHTHLGSRAVGGAGLVMSEATAVEPRGRITPEDLGIWSDDHADALAKTTAFVREQGSVPAIQLAHAGRKASKTRPWEDSEPVAPDEGGWDVLSPSGNAWPYEDESPTTRAMDQNDIESVVDSFRAAAERSLDAGFEVAEVHAAHGYLLHEFLSPVTNHREDDYGGDFEGRARLTREVTAAVRDVWPDEKPVFVRISATDWLDDRDSWTVDQSVRLADRLHEAGADLIDVSSGGIVPDSFPEYAGPNYQLRLAERVREETESDIAVGAVGGITTPEQAEGIVANGRADLAVVGREHLRDPYFALHAAEKLGATEEVEGPVQYRRAFGF, from the coding sequence ATGACGGCACTCTTCTCGCCGCTGGAACTGCGCGAGACGACGATTCCGAACCGCGTGATGGTCTCCCCGATGTGCCAGTACTCCTGCGAGGACCGGGACGGGCTGGCCACGGACTGGCACCACACCCACCTCGGGTCGCGGGCGGTCGGTGGCGCCGGCCTCGTGATGAGCGAGGCGACGGCAGTCGAACCACGGGGGCGCATCACCCCGGAGGACCTGGGTATCTGGAGCGACGACCACGCCGACGCGCTGGCGAAGACGACGGCGTTCGTTCGCGAACAGGGGAGTGTCCCTGCCATCCAGCTCGCCCACGCCGGCCGCAAGGCGTCGAAGACCCGGCCGTGGGAGGACAGCGAACCGGTCGCCCCCGACGAGGGCGGCTGGGACGTCCTGTCGCCGAGCGGGAACGCCTGGCCCTACGAGGACGAATCGCCCACCACGCGAGCGATGGACCAGAACGATATCGAATCGGTCGTCGACTCGTTCCGCGCCGCCGCAGAGCGCTCGCTCGACGCCGGCTTCGAAGTAGCCGAAGTGCACGCCGCCCACGGCTACCTCCTCCACGAGTTCCTCTCGCCCGTGACCAACCACCGGGAGGACGACTACGGCGGCGACTTCGAGGGACGCGCCCGCCTGACTCGCGAGGTCACCGCTGCCGTCCGCGATGTGTGGCCCGACGAGAAGCCCGTCTTCGTGCGCATCTCCGCGACCGACTGGCTCGACGACCGCGACTCCTGGACCGTCGACCAGTCCGTCCGCCTCGCCGACCGACTGCACGAGGCCGGCGCGGACCTGATCGACGTGAGCAGCGGCGGCATCGTCCCCGACTCCTTCCCCGAATACGCCGGGCCGAACTACCAGCTTCGACTCGCCGAACGGGTCCGGGAGGAGACGGAGTCCGACATCGCAGTCGGCGCCGTCGGCGGCATCACGACGCCGGAACAGGCCGAGGGAATCGTCGCCAACGGCCGCGCCGACCTGGCCGTCGTCGGCCGCGAACACCTGCGCGATCCCTACTTCGCGCTACACGCCGCCGAGAAGCTGGGGGCGACCGAGGAGGTCGAGGGACCGGTCCAGTACCGCCGCGCGTTCGGGTTCTGA
- a CDS encoding ZIP family metal transporter has product MERFVATESSTGVSALGVAGTVLLVALSAFAVTAGAEKVLVIGWVAFVAMALGAWLGGRANETNPHRLVWGYGLASGAMITSAAMFLVPQAIGIGTTAGAPQLGGIGIAVGVVVGYSSHTIGHRLTHVDVSFDVSTAEIAAHALSAGLIIGLVYGSMPTLGLLLGLAIVSHKGPAGYAAARRLSRRGKSTTALLLPAAGVGITAIPTAVLPIPGAPAINAVVFGFAAGIFLHVAMDFLPNCEAGSEIDEVCSLHEHSHDLLDELRTHAVGSTALGALVVVGAWLLLY; this is encoded by the coding sequence ATGGAGCGATTCGTTGCGACGGAGTCGTCGACCGGCGTCTCGGCGCTCGGTGTCGCCGGCACCGTCCTGCTCGTCGCGCTCTCGGCGTTCGCGGTCACCGCCGGGGCCGAGAAGGTCCTCGTCATCGGCTGGGTCGCCTTCGTTGCCATGGCGCTGGGCGCGTGGCTCGGCGGCCGCGCGAACGAGACCAATCCGCACCGGCTCGTCTGGGGTTACGGACTCGCGAGCGGTGCGATGATAACCAGCGCGGCGATGTTTCTCGTCCCCCAGGCCATCGGCATCGGGACGACCGCGGGCGCCCCCCAGCTCGGCGGGATCGGCATCGCCGTCGGCGTCGTCGTCGGCTACAGTTCGCACACTATCGGCCACCGGCTCACCCACGTCGACGTCTCCTTCGACGTTTCGACGGCGGAAATCGCCGCCCACGCCCTCTCGGCGGGGCTCATCATCGGGCTGGTGTACGGCTCGATGCCGACGCTCGGCCTGTTGCTCGGCCTCGCTATCGTCTCGCACAAGGGCCCCGCGGGCTACGCTGCCGCCCGCAGACTCTCCCGGCGTGGCAAGTCGACGACGGCGCTGCTGTTGCCTGCCGCCGGCGTCGGCATCACGGCGATTCCGACGGCCGTCCTCCCCATCCCCGGGGCACCGGCCATCAACGCCGTCGTCTTCGGCTTCGCCGCCGGCATCTTCCTCCACGTCGCGATGGACTTCCTCCCCAACTGCGAGGCCGGCAGCGAAATCGACGAGGTCTGCTCGCTCCACGAGCACTCCCACGACCTCCTCGACGAGTTGCGGACCCACGCCGTGGGTTCGACCGCGCTGGGCGCTCTCGTCGTCGTCGGGGCGTGGCTCCTGCTGTACTGA
- a CDS encoding transcription factor S: MQFCDDCGSMMHADGDVMVCKSCGAEVAKDQEKADAFVSTEAQSGDELIETEEGANFEGKPTAKDVTCDDCGHGEAWYEIKQTGSADEPPTRFFKCKECGHRWRGYN; the protein is encoded by the coding sequence ATGCAGTTCTGCGACGACTGCGGATCGATGATGCACGCCGACGGCGACGTGATGGTCTGCAAGTCCTGCGGCGCGGAGGTCGCCAAGGACCAGGAGAAGGCCGACGCGTTCGTCAGCACCGAGGCCCAGTCCGGCGACGAACTCATCGAGACGGAGGAGGGCGCCAACTTCGAGGGAAAGCCGACCGCCAAGGACGTCACCTGCGACGACTGCGGCCACGGCGAGGCGTGGTACGAGATCAAACAGACGGGTTCGGCCGACGAACCGCCGACGCGGTTCTTCAAGTGCAAGGAGTGCGGTCATCGGTGGCGCGGATACAACTGA